A stretch of the Vicinamibacteria bacterium genome encodes the following:
- a CDS encoding carbon-nitrogen hydrolase, with amino-acid sequence MTSPSRFQIGLVQMAMSADPARNLEKAVAKIEEAATGGAAVVCLPELYRSPYFCQKEDARLFDLAEPVPGPSTEVLGRVARDKQVVVIAPIFERRAPGLYHNSAAILDADGQLVGLYRKMHIPDDPAFYEKFYFTPGDLGFRAFDTRAGRIGALICWDQWYPEGARLTALQGAAVLFYPTAIGWHPHEKEQHGAAQRSAWQTIQRAHAIANGVYVAAVNRVGHEGSPEAGPGLEFWGSSFLADPFGVVVAEATVDKEQIVRGEVDLGRIEEVRRNWPFLRDRRIDAYAGIERRFLD; translated from the coding sequence ATGACGAGCCCCTCGCGCTTCCAGATCGGCCTGGTCCAGATGGCCATGTCCGCTGATCCCGCCCGCAATCTGGAGAAGGCGGTGGCCAAGATCGAGGAGGCGGCCACGGGCGGGGCGGCGGTGGTCTGCCTGCCCGAGCTCTACCGCTCGCCCTACTTCTGCCAGAAGGAAGACGCCCGTCTCTTCGATCTCGCGGAGCCCGTGCCGGGGCCCAGCACCGAGGTTCTCGGCCGCGTGGCCCGCGACAAGCAGGTGGTGGTGATCGCGCCCATCTTCGAACGGCGGGCGCCCGGCCTGTACCACAACAGCGCCGCCATCCTCGACGCCGACGGTCAGCTGGTGGGCCTCTACCGCAAGATGCACATCCCCGACGACCCCGCCTTCTACGAGAAGTTCTACTTCACCCCCGGGGACCTCGGCTTCCGAGCCTTCGACACCCGGGCCGGGCGCATCGGAGCCCTCATCTGCTGGGACCAGTGGTATCCGGAGGGGGCGCGGCTGACCGCGCTGCAGGGGGCGGCGGTGCTCTTCTATCCCACCGCCATCGGCTGGCACCCGCACGAGAAGGAGCAGCACGGCGCCGCCCAACGCTCGGCCTGGCAGACCATCCAACGCGCCCACGCCATCGCCAACGGGGTTTACGTGGCGGCGGTGAACCGGGTCGGCCATGAGGGGTCGCCGGAGGCCGGGCCGGGCCTTGAGTTCTGGGGATCCTCTTTCCTGGCCGACCCCTTCGGGGTCGTGGTGGCGGAAGCCACGGTGGACAAAGAGCAGATCGTGCGGGGCGAAGTGGACCTGGGACGCATCGAGGAGGTGCGACGCAACTGGCCCTTCCTGCGCGATCGGCGGATCGACGCCTACGCCGGGATCGAGCGGCGGTTCCTGGATTGA
- a CDS encoding agmatine deiminase family protein, whose amino-acid sequence MTTPRALRGGTQRSSRAGRFRMPAEWVRHEATWLGWPHRRSDWPGRFAPIPWVYGEIVRKLAEGETVRIIVPSREQEARARVVLGRVGAQGSRVEFFRWPTDRGWTRDFGPLFIRGGGRAPKLAIARFRFRAWAKYPDWKKDDQVPERAAAALGLALRPVTWKGRSVVLEGGAIDVNGRGTLITTEECLLDPAVQVRNPGLSRSDLEQILRDSLGATNVLWLGRGIAGDDTHGHVDDVCRFVGPRTLVLCRETNPRDANYRPLEENRERLQGMRLEDGSRPEVVGLPMPAPLVFAGQRLPASYANFYIGNAAVLVPTFNDPADRRVLGTVGELFPDRPVVGIHAVDLVWGLGTLHCLTQQQPAREGRYS is encoded by the coding sequence ATGACCACGCCCCGCGCGCTCCGCGGGGGGACGCAGCGATCCTCCCGGGCCGGCCGCTTCCGCATGCCCGCGGAATGGGTCCGCCACGAGGCGACCTGGCTGGGCTGGCCCCACCGGCGCTCCGACTGGCCGGGCCGGTTTGCGCCCATCCCCTGGGTCTACGGCGAGATCGTACGCAAGCTCGCGGAGGGCGAGACGGTGCGGATCATCGTGCCCTCCCGGGAGCAGGAAGCCCGCGCCCGCGTCGTGCTGGGCCGGGTGGGGGCCCAGGGGAGCCGGGTCGAGTTCTTCCGCTGGCCCACCGACCGCGGGTGGACCCGCGATTTCGGTCCGCTGTTCATCCGCGGGGGGGGGCGCGCGCCAAAACTGGCCATCGCCCGCTTCCGCTTCCGCGCCTGGGCCAAGTACCCGGACTGGAAGAAGGACGACCAAGTGCCGGAGCGCGCAGCCGCGGCCTTGGGCCTGGCCCTGCGGCCGGTCACGTGGAAGGGACGTTCGGTGGTGCTCGAGGGGGGGGCCATCGACGTGAACGGGCGGGGCACCCTCATCACCACCGAGGAGTGTCTGCTCGACCCCGCCGTGCAGGTGCGGAACCCCGGTCTCTCCCGCTCCGACCTCGAGCAGATCCTCCGCGATTCCCTGGGGGCCACCAACGTGCTCTGGCTCGGGCGGGGCATCGCCGGCGACGACACCCACGGGCACGTCGACGACGTCTGCCGCTTCGTCGGGCCCCGTACCCTCGTGCTCTGCCGCGAGACCAACCCCCGCGATGCGAACTACCGTCCCCTCGAGGAGAACCGCGAGCGCCTGCAGGGGATGCGGTTGGAGGACGGCTCGCGCCCGGAGGTGGTGGGCCTGCCCATGCCCGCCCCCCTCGTCTTCGCCGGCCAGCGCCTGCCTGCCAGCTACGCCAACTTCTACATCGGGAACGCGGCCGTGCTCGTCCCCACCTTCAACGACCCCGCCGACCGCCGAGTCCTGGGCACGGTGGGGGAACTCTTCCCCGACCGACCGGTGGTGGGCATCCACGCCGTGGACCTGGTCTGGGGCCTGGGCACGCTCCACTGCCTCACCCAGCAGCAGCCCGCGCGGGAAGGCCGCTACTCGTAG
- a CDS encoding ABC transporter permease, which translates to MRTRLFRVPWTENVGFALGAMRSQKLRSFLTLLGVMAGVATVIMMVSFVVGFNNQVTAAFTAFGTHLVQFQKYEPRFGGPGGPPEEQRNRRDLTVEDARALKRLSTLVAAVSQERYIFSNVTVKAGKEEANSPLLLGTNPDYSPANSHFIQDGRFLTDADLAHGARVCVIGVDVADALYPHRDPIGQVLTVNGRAYQVIGLFEKKGSFFGGSNDNFVTIPITAFDDQFPEIKNGGGDTIHIATVPARAEDYQALIEEETAILRTRRGLRPNQANDFAIFTSEGQLRDFQQITGGVAAAMIVIAAIALVVGGVGVMNIMLVNVTQRTREIGLRKALGATRRDIATQFLTEAVTLTGVGGALGIGLGLSAALAARLAFDFQAAAPAWSVLLGFGVSTAVGLLFGMWPAIKAARQDPIEALRYE; encoded by the coding sequence ATGCGAACCCGCTTGTTCCGCGTCCCCTGGACGGAGAACGTGGGCTTCGCGCTGGGGGCCATGCGGTCCCAGAAGCTCCGCAGCTTCCTGACCCTCCTGGGGGTCATGGCGGGGGTGGCCACCGTCATCATGATGGTGAGCTTCGTGGTGGGCTTCAACAATCAAGTGACGGCCGCATTCACCGCCTTCGGGACGCACCTCGTTCAGTTCCAGAAGTACGAGCCGCGCTTCGGGGGGCCGGGCGGGCCCCCGGAGGAGCAGCGGAACCGCCGCGATCTCACCGTGGAGGACGCCCGGGCCTTGAAGCGTCTCTCCACCCTGGTGGCCGCGGTCTCCCAGGAGCGATACATCTTCAGCAACGTGACCGTCAAGGCGGGCAAGGAGGAGGCCAACTCCCCGCTTCTGCTCGGCACCAACCCCGACTACTCCCCCGCCAACAGCCATTTCATCCAGGACGGCCGCTTCTTGACCGACGCCGACCTCGCCCACGGAGCGCGGGTTTGCGTGATCGGCGTCGACGTGGCGGACGCCCTCTACCCCCACCGGGATCCCATCGGCCAGGTGCTGACCGTGAACGGGCGCGCCTACCAGGTGATCGGGCTCTTCGAGAAAAAGGGATCCTTCTTCGGGGGCAGCAACGACAACTTCGTCACCATCCCCATCACCGCCTTCGACGACCAGTTCCCGGAGATCAAGAACGGGGGCGGCGACACCATCCACATTGCCACCGTGCCCGCACGGGCGGAGGACTACCAGGCCTTGATCGAGGAGGAGACCGCGATCCTGCGCACCCGCCGCGGGCTGCGTCCGAACCAGGCCAACGACTTCGCCATCTTTACGAGCGAGGGCCAGCTCCGCGACTTCCAACAGATCACGGGAGGGGTGGCGGCGGCCATGATCGTGATCGCGGCCATCGCGCTCGTGGTGGGCGGGGTGGGGGTCATGAACATCATGCTCGTGAACGTGACCCAGCGCACCCGAGAGATCGGCTTGCGCAAGGCGCTGGGCGCCACCCGGCGGGACATCGCCACCCAGTTCCTGACGGAGGCCGTCACCTTGACCGGGGTGGGGGGCGCTCTCGGCATCGGCCTGGGCCTGAGCGCGGCCTTGGCCGCCCGTCTCGCCTTCGACTTCCAGGCCGCGGCTCCGGCCTGGTCGGTCCTCCTCGGCTTCGGGGTCTCCACCGCGGTGGGGCTGCTCTTCGGCATGTGGCCGGCCATCAAGGCCGCCCGCCAGGACCCGATCGAGGCGCTGCGCTACGAGTAG